In Festucalex cinctus isolate MCC-2025b chromosome 5, RoL_Fcin_1.0, whole genome shotgun sequence, a single genomic region encodes these proteins:
- the lgi3 gene encoding leucine-rich repeat LGI family member 3 — protein sequence MTELGPRRPCAIYFLLLCLSLCPPGDASSKKAIRIARCPATCSCTKDSAFCVDTKAVPKSFPPGIISLTMVNAAFSTIPEGAFSHLHLLQFLLLNSNTLSTILDDAFAGLSHLQYLFIENNDVQTLSKYTFRGLKSLTHLSLSNNNLQQLPRDLFKHLDILTDLDLRGNSFRCDCKIKWLVDWIQKTNTSVPPIYCASPFEFQGRRIRDLAPRDFNCISADFAVYETFPFHSVSVESYEFSGDQFVAFSQPESGFCTLYVWDHVEMTFRTFYNITSRSALYCKPVVINNTLYMVVAQLFGGSHIYKWEEDPRRFVKIQDIDTTRVKKPNFVATFQLDGECYFVVADSSKAGSTSVYRWNSNGFYSHQSLHPWHRDTHVEFLDVGGKSHLILSSATQPPAVYQWNRGQKQFEFFSQITEQADVQMVKHFRVRKALYLCLTRFIGDSKILRWEGQRFTEIQTLPSRGSMVAYPFAVGLRQYLVLGSDFSFSRVYLWDDLTQRFQPFQEINMRAPRAFSLVSVDGKDIVLAASFKGDSLAYQHLLVDLSMK from the exons ATGACGGAACTTGGACCAAGACGCCCGTGTGCGAtctacttcctgcttctgtgTCTGTCTCTGTGCCCGCCCGGAGACGCAAGCAGCAAAAAGGCCATCAGGATTGCCCGCTGTCCTGCGACCTGCTCGTGCACCAAAGATAGCGCCTTTTGCGTGGATACAAAGGCCGTACCAAAGAGCTTCCCGCCTGGGATCATTTCTTT GACGATGGTGAACGCAGCGTTCAGCACCATCCCAGAGGGAGCATTCTCGCACCTTCACTTACTCCAGTTCCT ACTCTTGAACTCCAACACGTTGTCCACCATTTTGGATGATGCTTTTGCCGGCCTGTCTCACCTGCAGTACCT gTTCATCGAGAATAATGACGTGCAAACTCTCTCAAAATATACATTCAGAGGACTAAAATCTCTGACTCATTT ATCCCTCTCAAACAACAACCTGCAACAGCTGCCCAGAGATCTCTTTAAACATCTGGACATCCTCACAGATTT GGACCTGCGAGGAAACTCCTTCCGTTGCGACTGTAAGATCAAGTGGCTGGTTGACTGGATACAAAAGACCAATACTTCTGTTCCTCCCATATACTGCGCAAGCCCCTTTGAATTCCAGGGACGCCGAATCCGTGACCTTGCTCCCAGAGACTTCAACTGTATCAGCGCAG ATTTTGCCGTTTACGAAACGTTTCCTTTCCACTCCGTCTCCGTGGAGTCTTATGAGTTCAGCGGGGATCAGTTTGTTGCCTTCTCTCAACCCGAATCGGGTTTCTGCACTCTTTACGTGTGGGATCATGTCGAGATGACCTTTCGGACATTTTATAATATTACCT CTCGTTCGGCGCTGTACTGCAAACCAGTGGTGATAAACAACACACTTTACATGGTTGTGGCTCAACTTTTTGGTGGTTCTCACATCTATAA GTGGGAAGAGGACCCTCGTCGCTTTGTGAAGATACAAGACATTGACACAACTCGGGTGAAGAAGCCCAACTTTGTGGCGACCTTCCAGCTGGACGGCGAATGCTATTTTGTAGTAGCGGACAGCTCCAAGGCTGGTTCGACCAGCGTTTACCGATGGAACAGCAACGGTTTCTATTCCCATCAGTCGCTCCATCCTTGGCACCGCGACACCCACGTGGAGTTCCTCGACGTCGGAGGGAAGTCTCACCTCATCCTCTCCAGCGCCACTCAGCCGCCGGCGGTCTACCAGTGGAACCGAGGCCAGAAGCAGTTTGAGTTCTTCTCCCAAATCACGGAGCAAGCCGACGTGCAGATGGTCAAACACTTCCGGGTGAGGAAGGCGCTTTATCTTTGCCTCACGCGCTTCATCGGCGACTCAAAGATTCTCCGCTGGGAAGGTCAACGTTTTACCGAGATTCAGACTCTTCCCTCTCGCGGCTCGATGGTCGCGTATCCCTTCGCGGTGGGACTTCGGCAGTATCTCGTCCTCGGGAGTGATTTCTCCTTTTCAAGAGTGTACTTGTGGGATGACCTCACTCAGCGCTTTCAGCCGTTCCAAGAAATCAACATGAGGGCCCCAAGAGCTTTCAGTTTGGTGTCGGTCGACGGCAAGGACATCGTGCTGGCTGCCAGCTTCAAGGGCGATTCTCTGGCCTACCAGCACCTGCTGGTCGATCTCAGCATGAAGTAG